Genomic window (Acidobacteriota bacterium):
CCGGCAACCGTTGTGCGGGATCGGGGTCGTATCGCGAATCGCGGTGACGCGGATCCCAGCCTGATTGATCGCGCGGATGGCCGACTCGCGGCCGCCGCCCGGACCTTTGACACGCACTTCGACTTCACGCATTCCGGCGTCGATCGCTTTGCGCGCGGCGTCCTGCGCAGCCTGTTGAGCCGCGAACGGAGTCCCTTTGCGCGAACCGCGAAAGCCCTTGGCGCCCGCCGAAGACTGCGCCACCAAGTTGCCTTGGGCGTCCGTGATCGAAACAAGCGTGTTATTGAACGAAGCGGAGATGTGAACGATCCCGACCGGGATGTTCTTTTTCTCCTTCTTCTTGTAAACCTTTTTTCCTTTTGCTACTTTTGCCATATTTTAATTTTCGAATTCCGATTTGCAATTCGCGATCTGCAGCGTTGGTTGCAAATCGAAATCGTAAATTGCAGATTCAATTATTTCTTGCCCGGCGCCTTCTTCTTGGCAACGGCCGCCTTGCGCGGACCTTTTCGCGTTCGGGCGTTGGTCGATGTGCGCTGGCCGCGGACGGGCAGGCTGCGACGATGGCGCAAACCGCGATAGCACCCGATGTCCATCAATCGCTTGATGTCCATCTGAACGTGCTTGCGAAGGTCGCCCTCGACCTCGTAATCCGTATCGATGATGGTTCGGATCCGCGTCAGATCTTCTTCGTTCAGATCTTTGATCTTCGAATCGATGCCGATCTGCGCTTTATCCAAAATTTCCGTTGCGCTCGCCTTTCCGATGCCGTAAATATACGTCAACCCGATCTGCGCTCTCTTATTCGGCGGTAAATCAACTCCTGCTACACGAGCCATAATTCTCCTGTTTCGATTTCGGATTGGTGATTTCTGATTTCGGATGTTTTCAGTCTCCGAAATCACACATCACCAATCCGAAATTGCATTTATCCTTGTCGTTGTTTGTGCTTCGGATTCTCGCAAATCACGCGCACGATTCCTTTTCGGTGAATGATCTTGCACTTGTCGCAAATCTTTTTTACTGAAGGACGTACTTTCATTTCATTTCCCTCTCTGCTTACTTATAGCGATAGGTGATTCTCCCGCGACTCAAATCGTATGGAGAAAGTTCAACCAGAACCCGGTCACCGGGAAGGATGCGGATGAAATTCTTCCGCATTTTCCCCGAAATATGAGCCAAAACCTGGTGTTTATTGTCTTCTAATTCAATCCTGAACATTGCATTGGGCAGCGTTTCCAGGACTGTCGCCGTGACTTCTATCGCTTCTTCTTTTGACATACTGTATAGAGTCAACGCTGTCAAAGTTGACAAACTGCTTATGTTACCGTTTTATTGCGGCTATTTCAAGTTACGCGTTCGCTGTTTCCTTTCGTGCCCCAATCTTGCGCTTCTGCTCTTTCGTCAGCGTCAAGATCTCGGGACCTTCCGGCGTGATCGCCACTGTGTGCTCGGCGTGGGCGCTCGCCTTTCCGTCTTTGGTCACGACCGTCCACTTGTCATCGAGCGTTTTCGTCTCGTGCGTCCCGAGATTCAGCATCGGCTCGAGCGCGAAGCAATAGCCGG
Coding sequences:
- the rpsK gene encoding 30S ribosomal protein S11 encodes the protein MAKVAKGKKVYKKKEKKNIPVGIVHISASFNNTLVSITDAQGNLVAQSSAGAKGFRGSRKGTPFAAQQAAQDAARKAIDAGMREVEVRVKGPGGGRESAIRAINQAGIRVTAIRDTTPIPHNGCRPPKRRRV
- the rpsM gene encoding 30S ribosomal protein S13, with product MARVAGVDLPPNKRAQIGLTYIYGIGKASATEILDKAQIGIDSKIKDLNEEDLTRIRTIIDTDYEVEGDLRKHVQMDIKRLMDIGCYRGLRHRRSLPVRGQRTSTNARTRKGPRKAAVAKKKAPGKK
- the rpmJ gene encoding 50S ribosomal protein L36 — encoded protein: MKVRPSVKKICDKCKIIHRKGIVRVICENPKHKQRQG
- the infA gene encoding translation initiation factor IF-1, with product MSKEEAIEVTATVLETLPNAMFRIELEDNKHQVLAHISGKMRKNFIRILPGDRVLVELSPYDLSRGRITYRYK